The Microcystis aeruginosa NIES-843 sequence TTTTTCTTGTCAGTGAACTTAACAGTTTTAGGGCTAAGAAGCTTCCATCCTGATTGTTTGTATTCAACAGAGCGAGATTTTTAAAATTGAGGATACCCCTTTTTGCCTGATACTTTACGTTTACAGTTGTCGTAAAAACGACTAATTGAACTCCAAGCACGTTCAGCACTTGCCTGTCTAGCAGTTGAATTAAGTTCATCGGCAAATTTAAAGTCCTGAGCTAATTCTTTAGAATATCGGTATAAATCGTTCTTACCCGTACCTTTTGTATCCATCCATAACCTTACACATTTGTTACGGATGAATTGAGCAGTACGAATAGCATCGTCTATGGCTTGATACTGTTGAGTTTTAGCTTTAACTTTAAACTCTAAGACAAACATTTTACGCAGGGGGGACTTAGACAAAATCAGTATAGCACAATAAAAGTTAAGTTAACAAGATATAGTTTAAAAAGCCGTCCTAAAAGGACGGGGCTTTAACCCAAAATTTCGGTAAAGTATCATTGGAACTCCCCTGTGGTGGAAAACTGTCATTTGTTAAGCTAAAAGCTTAAATCTACTTAGTTTCTAACCTTCTTTTTGGGTAGGAGAATTGCCAGATTTTTTTTGCTGCTTCTTGCTTTCAGAAGCTGATAACTGATAGCTATATTAATCCAGAGCGCGACGAATTTGAAGACAACACCATTCTTGACGTTTCCACAGGGCAGCCACTGTCCAGCCTTGGGGTTCTAAAATATCTGTAACTGCTTGTGCTTGGGTGACGAGGATGCCGCTTAAAATTCCCCAAGTGGTGGGTTTTGCCAGACGGTTGATTTCGGGCATTAAAGCGATAATTGTCTCGGCTAAAATATTACAAACGATGCCATCGACACCATCGGGAATTAATTCTAATAACTCCTCGACACTACCCTGATTAATAGCTAAATTTTCGGGGTTAATTCGGTTGAGATGGCGATTACTGCGCGTCGCATTCACCGCCAGCGGATCTGTATCGACAGCATAAACTTTTTTGGCCCCCAATAAAATCGCTCCGATCGCGAGTATGCCAGAACCACAACCGATATCGGCGATAATTTTAGGCTCTGGATGGCTACTTAAACGCATTTCTAGGGATTCTAGACATAATTGCGTGGTTGGATGCGTTCCCGTGCCAAAAGCGGAACCGGGGTCAATTTTAATCACCAATCTCTGGTTATTTTCGGGGGGATTTAACCAAGCAGGACAGATCAAAAAGCGATCGCCGATCTCGCTAATTTGCCAATGTTGTTTCCAACTGCTGGCCCAGTCTTCCTCGTCCATTAACTGCCAATGGCTGACAGGTTCGGGAAAACCTAAAATCAAAGCATCCTGCTTTAACCAGAGGCTTAGTGCCTCTAAATCGAGCAATTGCGCTTTAATTTCTGGTATATAGGCCTTAACCTCTAAAGAGGATTGTTTTTTAGCAGTGGCCGTTCCCGAACAGCCAAAATCTTCCAGTCTCCAGAAAACCGTTTCTTCGAGACTAGGTTCGCACAAAACCGTAATTTCCCACCAACTATTAGACATATATCAGTTATCAGTGATTAGGGATCAGTTATCAGATTTGAGTTTTCAGTCAACAGTATTAAGTGGCAAGTTCAGAGCTTTCTTTTCACTTATTACTGATTACTGATTACTGTTTACTGATAACTGATTTAATCTAGAGTTTCACTGTATAAGCATCACGGATACCGGGGACTTTAGTAATTTCCGAGAGAAGACCTTCTGGTAAAGGATCATCGAGACTCAGGGCCATAACTGCGTCACCGCGAATAATTTTGCGTCCTACCTGCATACTGGCGATATTGACATTAAAACTGCCTAAAAGTGCGCCAATTTTGCCGATAATACCGGGCATATCCTGGTGAAGGGTGAAGAGCATATGATTACTCGGTGGCACGTTAATTGGGAACTCATCGAGGTCAGTAATGCGGATTTCTCCGTTACTTAACAGCGCTCCGGTGACGGAATGGGTACCCATGGAACCATTAGCTTCCAAATGAATCGATCCCGAATAGTCGCGGGTGGAAGCATCCCGGGTTTCGATTACCCGGATACCGCGTTCCTTAGCTTCGATCGCCGCATTAACATAGTTTACCCGTTCCCGGAGGGCTTGGGAAAGTAAACCCTTAATTGCCGCTATCACCAGGGGTTGACTGTCTTTAGTGGCCAATTCTCCCTGTAAACGGACATTTAACGAGTCACAGCGACCTCCTGCCAACTGGCTAACGAGATTACCCATAGTTTCCGCTAATTGCAGGTAAGGGCGCAGTTTTTCCATAACATCGGGAGTTAGTCCGGGGATATTAACGGCCGAACGCGCTGGCAAACCGAGGAGGACATCGCGAATTTGTTCGGCCACATCAATAGCCACATTCACCTGTGCTTCCGTAGTCGATGCGCCTAGGTGGGGAGTGAGGATGACGTTAGATAATTCTCTTAATCTAGATTCGCCTAAAGGTTCCTGTTCAAATACATCCAAGGCTGCCCCGGCGATTCTACCGGATTCGAGGGCTTCAATTAAAGCCAACTCGTCGATAATGCCGCCGCGGGAACAGTTAATGATGCGGACCGTGGGTTTCATCTTAGGGAGGGTTTCCCGACCGATGAGATGCTGGGTTTCGGGAGTTTTCGGGACGTGGAGAGTGATAAAATCGGACTCAGCAAAGAGTAATTCCAGATCTACCAAGGTGCAACCGAGTTGATCGGCGCGTTCTTTGGAAATAAAGGGATCGTAGGCGAGAATTTTCATGCCTAGGGATCTAGCAACGGCGGCGACGTGGGAACCAATTTTACCTAAACCGACGACTCCTAGGTTCTTTTTATAAACTTCTGTGCCGATAAAGCGATTTCTTTCCCATTTATTCGCTTTTACCGACTGATTGGCATCGGGAATATGACGGGAGAGGGATAACATCATGGCCAAGGCGTGTTCGGCAGCGGCGATCGTGTTACCTTCGGGAGAGTTAACGACAATAATACCCTGACGAGTGGCCGCGGGAACATCGATATTATCGACTCCTACCCCTGCGCGGCCGATAATTTGCAGTTTGCTGCCCGCTTCGACGATTTCTTTGGTGACGCGGGTACTGGAACGGAGCATCAGTGCGTCGTATTCGGGGATAATTTGAATGATTTCCTCAGCGGATAGTCCTGTTTTCACGTCCACTTGGGCAACCTGTGACAGAATTTCTACTCCTACCGGATCGATCGAATCGGATACCAGAACTTTGGCCATAATCTTTATAACGTGCTTTTTTCAGTCTACGGGCAAATGCTAGACCAATATTCGGGTCTAGCCGCAATAGCCCATTTTAGAAGCAAAGGGTGCAGTCTATGGCAAAATTAGCGAAAAGATTTTAGGTTGTCCTTCTCTTTGTCGTCCATGGTGTTGATGTCAGTCTCTTGCCGTTGTCACTGAGATATGGCTAATTTAATCACGGTGGCGATCGAGTTTTCTGCTTCTTTTTCTAGGGCCTTTTCTAGGGCTGCCATTGCTTCTGTTTGAAAATTTCTAAGTAGCTGGTTATAATTAAATTAAGAATAGATTTTAGGTTCGATCCCCCCTGCCCCCCTTGATAAGGGGGGTGCCGATAGGCGGGGGTATCCCCCTTAATAAGGAGGCATCTGATAATTTTTAACGCCTACCTACTTATGATATTCACACAGTAGAGAAAAAGCCAAAAACCTCCGTTAAGGATAACGGAGGCTGGTTAATTAATTAACAATTTTCAGCTACAATTTCGCCCCACATTCAGGACAGAATTTATTATTCCAACTGTTAACCGCGCCACAACTGGGACAATTGAGCATTTCACAACCCCCGGTGACAATTTTCGGTAAACCAATCATACGGGCATTACTTTGACCGGGGGCGACCATGGGATAACAATTTTCATCCTTAGTCACGATCGCATTGACCAAAACCGGACCATCATGGGCCAACATTTCGGCAATTTTTGCGGCTAATTCCTCTCGATGGCGAATAGTAATGCCTTTAATGCCGTAAGCTTGGGCTAACAGTTCCACATCCGGCATTCCCGCTTCCATATTGGAATTAGAATAACGTTCCCCATAGAAAGCTTCTTGCCATTGACGTACCATACCCTGCCAACCATTATTAATAATAATCGTCTTGGCATGAATATTAAATTGGGTTAGGGTGGCCAATTCCTGTAGATTCATTTGGAAACTGGAATCACCACTAATACAGATGACCTCCTCATCGGGAATAGCCACCTTTACCCCCATCGCAGCCGGTAAACCGAAACCCATCGTCCCCAATCCCGCGCTAGAAATCCAACGTCGGGGTCCATTTTTGAGGAATTGGGCCGCCCACATCTGATGCTGGCCCACATCGGTGGTATAGTAGGCGTGGGGTGCTTGACGACCCACCTCAACGATCACTTCTTGGGGGGAAAGTCTGCCTTCTGGTCGAGGTACTTGCAGGGGATAATCTTGTCGCCAGCGCTCGATCTGGGCTAACCAAGCTTGGGTGCGATCGGAATTAGTGGGATAATCAAATTCTCTGGCTTTTTGGAGTATTTGTTCTAAAACTACCCGCACATCCCCGACAATCGGCACGTCAGGGGCGCGATTTTTGCCCACTTCGGCCGGGTCAATATCCAGATGGATTACCTTAGCTTTCGAGGCGAATTCGTCCAATTTCCCCGTTACTCGGTCATCAAAACGAGCGCCGACGGCAATTAATAAATCACACTCGGTCACGGCAAAATTAGCGTAGGCGGTGCCGTGCATTCCTAACATTCCCACCGAGAGGGGATGATGTTCATCAAAAGCACCGATCCCCATTAACGTGGTGGTGACGGGTAACTGAAAACGCTCGGCAAACTCGGCAATTTGGGCGTGGGCATTAGCTGCGATCGCACCTCCGCCAACGTAAAGTAAGGGTTTTTCGGCGGTTTCCAAGAGGTGTAAAGCGGCCTCGATTTGACGGCGATTGCCCTTAACCGTGGGACGATAGCCAGTTAGTTTCACATCTCCCGGTTCGACGGGGATATAATCGCATAGTTCTAAACCGACATCTTTGGGAATATCGACTAAAACCGGTCCTGGTCGTCCTGTACTGGCGATATGGAAGGCTTCAGCGACGATTCTCGCTACTTCCCGGGCGTTTCTAGCCACATAGGAATGTTTAACAATCGGGAGAGTAATACCATAAATATCGGTTTCTTGGAAAGCATCGGAACCGATGGCCGCCCGACTCACCTGACCGGTGATAATTACCATCGGGATGGAGTCCATGTGTGCGTTAGCGATGCCTGTCACCAAATTGGTCGCCCCGGGGCCGGAAGTACCGAAACAGACCCCCACTTTGCCGGTGGCCCTAGCGTAGGCATCGGCGGCATGGGCGGCCGCTTGTTCGTGGCGCACTAAAATATGTTGTAATTCTCCCCGCTCTTCAAAGCGGTAGAGTTCGTCATAGATGGGCAGGATCGCACCTCCGGGATAACCGAAGATGTGCTTAACGCCATGACGTTTGAGACTGTCCATCAAGGCATAAGCCCCAGAACAACGCTGGGGAACCGTTGTTAAAGAGTCATTGGGCTTGGGAAGTGATGAAACCACAGGGCAAACCGTCCAATTTCTAACTAGAGGGATAATTGCAATTCTGTTGCCTAGGATGCAACTTGAAAAATAGCAAAATTGATAACCTTATACTTTTAGTGTATTCCATCTCACCTTTTTGGCTGCAGTTTTTTTTCTTTTTGCATCTTACCCATGCAATATCTGGGGAGATGGGGAAGTGGGGAGATGGGGTGATGGGGAAGTGGGGTGTGGGAAGTGGGGTGATGGGGAAGTGGGGTGTGGGAAGTGGGGTGATGGGGAAGTGGGGTGTGGGGTGTGGGGTGTGGGGTGTGGGGTGTGGGGAGATGGGGTGATGGGGAAGTGGGGTGATGGGGAGATAAGATGATAAATATTGGTGATTTCACCTGATCTTGACTGAGCTTGGGGGTTTTATGAATAGTCTTTTGATTGCGGCTACGGATACCGACGCGGGTAAAACCGTTGTCACCACTGGTTTAGTGGCTTATTGGCAAAAATACTATCCCTCCAAGGCCCTGGGGCTGATGAAATTAATGCAAACGGGTCAAGGCGATCGAGAATGGTATGAGGGCTTATTTCAGGGTCAATTAGAAATGATTACACCGCTGCAATATCAAGCACCCTTAGCGCCTCCTGTGGCTGCTGATTTGGAAGGTCGAGATATTCCTTTGGGGACGGTGTGGCAAGCTCTGCTGAACCTACAAAAAAGCCAAGATTTGGTTTTAATTGAGGGTTTGGGGGGTTTAGGTTGTCCTGTCACTCACGAGCTAACTTTGGCGGATTTAGCGGCTCAATGGCGGTTAAAAACCCTTTTGGTGGTGCCGGTGAAATTGGGGGCGATTTCCCAAACGGTGGCTAATATTGCCCTAGCAGAGCAGAAAAAGGTCAATTTGGGCGGAATTATCCTTAATTGTCTCGAACCGCGCACGGAGACGGAGATAGAGCAGTTAACACCGATCGATTTAATTCAATCCTTGACTAATTGTCCGGTTTTAGGTGTTTTTCCCTTTATCGAAGATCGTCGGGATTTGGATAAATTGGCCTCGGTGGTAGCTAGTTGGCCAGAAATTAAGCTGTCAAGCATTTAAATTGCTTGTTGAGACGAGGCAAAAGGCACAAGGCAAAAGGCAAAGCTGATTCCCAGCATCTTTCAATTTGACAACACCCATTGTAGGGCTAATTCATGAATTAGCCCTACAGGACATCGGGGGGGTAAGGGTAGGGTTAATTCATAGTAGGGTTGATTCATAGTAGGGTTGATTCATCGTAGGGTTAATTCATAGTAGGGTTGATTCATGAATCAACCCTACAGGACATCGGGGGGGTAAGGGAATAAATTAGGGTAAGTCCAGATATTCTTGTTCTGTTAGGGCAAATTCTGGATCAATTATTTTTACTTCATTATAGGTGAGTTGATAGAGTTTGTAAACTAAGTGATCAATCTGCTTTTCTAATTCGCTTGTGTCAGCAGTAGGATCGTCTTTTTTTGCGGTGAGAATTTTGTCAACAAGTGCAGTGATGTCGATATATTCGTGCTTATATTTAGGAACTGGAAAAGTTGATAGAGTTTTAGTATTTATTTTTGGAAAAGCATTTCTGTCTAAATTTACATTTTGAGACTTTAGCACAGATGCACAAAGCTTAGAACAAATAATTGCTAAATAAAATTTAACATTTAGCGTGTTATTTTTGGGCTTTAATGTAATAACATCTGTGTTACAGATTATCGTATCATCTACACAAGTTGCATCTAATGTTTTTCTTGAAAAAATTCTTTGAATTAATATTCTTTCACCTTCAAATATTGAAATCGAGCGTGGTGCGGCTAAATTTTCTCCATACTTTACATAGTAGCTATCAGTTTTAAGTCTGTATCTTTGGATATCCCTAGCTCGTAATAATTGAATATAACTATTATCTATTTTTAATTCAGATTCATAAATTCTATTTTTAGCATCATTTTTAGTTTGAGGAGGATTTCCTTTTCCTATCTCATATAACTTTGCTCCGAATTTCAAATCAAATAAAGAACCTATTTGAGTTTCTGCATTAATTTTAATTTTATCGTTGAATGATATAGTTAATTCTTCATCTAAAGCTGAAACAGTAATCTTTTGGTCATAGCTCCAATGAGAAAGCATAACTGCTTCCAATCTTTCATTAATTGTAGAGATATTACGATCAATACTACAAATATGTATCTCATCATTATTTAGTTCTTTTTTTGAAAACAAAAGTAATGTTTCAACTACTGCACTTTCAAAAATATTATATACATTTACTATATTGGTTGTTCGATTTTCTTCAAACAAGAACTTTCTCAATTTTTTGTCATATTTAGTTGTTAACCAATAATTTGGAATTATTAAGCCAAGAAAACCTTTCTGGTTCAATATTTTTATGCCTAACTCAGTAAATATCCCAAAGGTATTAATTTGATATTCTGTAGTCTTGTAATGTTCATAATATAAAGCTTTCTCTTTTTCATCTAGATTTTTTGACGGTACATAGGGAGGATTCCCAATCACCACATCAAACCCAACAAAATCGCCGTTATCATTCAACACTTCGGGAAACTCAAACCGCCATTCTAAAGCATTATCATACAGCTTACCGCTTTCAATATCTGCAATTTCAGCAGTTAGCTTATCAATCTCATTATTTAACTTAGTTACTTTTTTCTCCCGCGCTTTTTGCTCCGTCTTAGTCTCCTCAAACAATAAACCCTGATTTTCCAGATTATAAAGCTCCCCTTGTAATTGACGTAACTTCACCTTCTTAGGATTACCGATTAATAAATTGGAACTAAAACCAGCCTTAATCTTAGCAATCAGCGTTTCCATCTGCCGCTTTTGTTCCTTATTTTCCGCATTGCGATAAGTCTGTACCGCATTGCGATATTCCTCAATACTAAACTTCTGCTTCTGTAAAACCTGTTTAACATCCACATCCAACCCAAACCGACTAATCAAAGAATTACCACACTTGATATTAATATCAATATTTGGCAAAGTTTCCAAGTTGCCATCCTCGCGATAATAAGCATTCTTTAAAAGCTCAATCCATAACCGCAACTGACAAATCGTCACGGAATTAGGGTTAATATCCACCCCAAATAAACACCCTTCAATAATCGTCTGTTTCTCATGAAATAAGGCTTGCTGTACCCGTTGCTTTTCTTTATTATTCGGATGATAAGCAAATAAAGTCCCCTCATCATCATAAACCAATAACTTATCGTTTCGCACCTCTACCCGATAATCTTTTAGCGACTTACCCGAACTATCTAATAAAACCCGTAACTCACTCTTAATCGCGATTATCTCATTCAAAGCTGAAACCAAAAAATGTCCTGAACCCACCGCCGGATCGCAAATCTTCAGGCTATTAATAATAACATTTGCCTCTCTTTTATCCTCAATTCGTTCATATAAATCATCTAAACTTTGACAATTCCAGCCTTTTACTTCATTAAACTTCTGCACAATCGCTCTTCGTATCGTTTCCCGACACATATACATGGTAATAAAACTCGGCGTATAAAAAGAACCGTCCTTATAACCATTAATCTTTTCAAAAATTAACCCCAACACCGAAGCATTAATTAACTTTTCGCTATCTTCTTGAGGATTTTCTAACTCATCTCGATCGAATTTATAAGCATCCAAAAACTCAAACAAATAAGCCAACGCATTTAACTCGCCTACTCGCTTATTACCCTGATTATCTTTTAGCACCGTCGCTGTAAAAATGGGTAAAGTTCGCTCCCGCAAATTGCCAATAAAAATCGTTTGCTTTTCCGTCTCCGTTGGTAGAAATAGCGAACTATTTAAATAAGGTACATGAGCAAAAATCGTTTTAACCTTAGCCTCGCGCTTATTTTTCTCCTTGGCTAACACATCAAAAAACAAACTATCGAGATCACTATAACTGGGAACTTTCGCCAAATTGAGAAAGGCAAAATCTCGATCGCCTTGATGATATTTAATTAACTGCGCTTCCAATAATTTGAGAAACAAAACCCGATTAATCCAATTAATTGATAACCGCAACGCCACATTATACAGCCGTTCCTCATCCGTAGTTCCAAACTCTTCAGTTAATTTTGAAGTCTTATCTAGACTATCCAACCGACTAATCGCATTTTCAATCAGGGAACCATCACAGCGATCGCCTTCTTTCATTCGTCCGATTAACTTCTTCCCTTTACCCTTAATTTCCGTCAAACCAATAATATACAAAAGCTCATTATAAAAAGGCTTATTTAAAGTATTACTGTCATTAACAAAAGGTAACTTAAGTAAATGTTCTGGCGAAAGAATCTTGTAAATATCAAGCAAATCTAAATTTTCCAAATCTCGCAGATCAAAATGAGTAAACTTAATTTGCTCAATAACTTTAGTGATCGCTGGTTCGGCAATTTGTTGATAGAAAAAATCCGTTTTTGTACTACTCAGTCTCCCTGCTTCAAAATCGCAAAACTGGTTAACTAGAGCCTTATTAGCAAAAAACAACTCCTCAAAAATCTTCGCATCGAAAATAAACCACTCATAAATATTTGTTACGATCAAGTGTTTAATCTCAAGATTTTTATCCGTCACCCTTTCGCGGAGAAAATATAAAACTAACTGCTGAAAAGCCTTGGTATTGAGATTATCCAGTCTTGGCATTTCTGCATTTATTGTCCGAGTAGGCTTCTTCGTCTCAAAAATGACCCCCACTGGACTTTTAACATCCTGGTTATTATGAATCACCAGATCAATGCGCTCTTTTGTATTGATAAAATAGCGATCAGCATAATAGGTATTTTTCAAAAAATCTATCAGCAAATTTTTATTAAACTCTTCCGACTTTTTGCTGTCACATTGGTCCAACAAGCGCACCAAATTAGCTCGAAAAACCTGAATTGTTTCAGCATCAGGCTTGATTTTTAAGTACACCCGATTTAAGGCTTGCTTGAGTTCTCGCTTATTGACAATCATAAAAATTTACCTCTAGGGAAACTACCGACTAATTTTATTATAAGTAGGGAGGCACAATTATTTGTAGGATGGGTTAGCGGTAGGACTTAATTAGTCGTCGCCGGCAACTTGTCGAGATGCGGACTGCCGAAAAGAACCGACGGGAACGCGCTCGCGGTAAAGCTCGATATCGAAGTCCATCTTGAGTATCTCGATAACTGCCTTGAAAAACTCAATCAAGAAATTGAGGAATTGACCCAAGCTAACCAACAATGGCCCGAGAAAGTCATCGAAAATTTTGGGTCTGAAACCCCGTCGTTCTACGACGGCTTTACTGTTAAATATGAGCATCGTTTACGAAATATATGCTAAAATGTGAGGTATGGAAAAAGCCTATTCGTTTCGATTTTACCCCACACCCGAACAAGAGTCGCTATTGCGGCGCACATTGGGCTGTGTAAGATTAGTTTACAATAAAGCTCTCCACGAACGAACACAAGCTTGGTATGAAAGACAAGAAAGAGTAGGCTACGCTCAAACTTCTTCAATGTTGACCGATTGGAAAAAGCAAGAAGAATTAAACTTTCTCAATGAAGTAAGCTGTGTACCTTTACAACAAGGGTTAAGACATTTACAAACAGCTTTTACTAATTTCTTTGCTGGTCGTACTAAGTATCCTAACTTTAAGAAAAAACATCAGGGAGGAAGTGCCGAATTTACCAAATCTGCTTTTAAATTTAAAGACAAACAAATCTATTTAGCTAAATGCACAGAACCTTTACCTATTCGATGGTCAAGACAAATCCCAGACGGATGTGAACCAAGTACAGTAACAGTCAGATTACATCCATCAGGACGCTGGCATATCTCAATAAGATTTGATGACCCAACGATTAAGCCTTTACCAGTAACAGATAAAGCCATCGGAATTGACTTAGGAATTAGTAGCCTCGTGATTACCAGCGATGGCGATAAAGTATCTAATCCTAAGCATTTTAAAAAGCATTATCGGAGACTGCGAAAGGCACAAAAAAATCTTTCTAGAAAACAGAAAGGCTCAAATAATCGAGAAAAAGCAAGAATCAAAGTAGCCAAGATTCACGCCCAAATTACTGATAACAGAAAAGACCATTTACACAAGCTAACCACTCAATTAGTTCGTGAAAACCAAACGATTGTGGTTGAGAATTTAGCCGTCAAGAATATGGTCAAAAACCCGAAATTATCTCAGGCAATATCTGACGTTAGTTGGGGAGAAATTACCCGACAATTAGCCTATAAATGCCGTTGGTATGGAAGAAATTACATCGAAATAGATAGATGGTTTCCTAGCTCTAAAAGATGTAGTAATTGCGGGTATATTGCTGAAAAAATGCCGTTAAATGTTCGAGAATGGGATTGTCCAGACTGTGGGACACACCATGACCGAGATATTAACGCCAGTAAAAATATTTTGGCCGCAGGGCTTGCGGTGTCAGTCTGTAGAGCGACCATAAGACCAGAACAGAGTAAATCTGTTAAGGCAGGTGCGGAACCCCGCAAGGGAAAGAAGCAGAAACCTAAATCGTGAGGTTTGGGAATCACCGTCCGTTTACGGCGGTGAGGATGTCAAGGTCAAGTAATTTCTACTACTCTCGTCTCCGACTTACCAGAACTCGGTCAATTAACCGCCAAACAAATCTCTCGCTTAGTTCCTAGAGATTCACACTTTTTGTTATCTCTAATCAAGGGTTGCGCTTGCTTTGGTTTAACCTGAGCAGCTTAGCTTTTGCTGCGCTTTTTTCCGGCTTGAGATTTTGAGTTTTACGGCAACTGCTTGAGTTTTTTTTTAAATTCCCCCTTGACCATCAAGACAGTCGCTACACTATACTCGTTGTCAAACAGCCAAGTTATGGTTCACAATTGTGTCATTTTATGGGTAAATTCACAAACTGTCACAACCGTTAGTGAAACTTGATCAATCTTTTTCTAACATAAAAGAAAGAGAAATAAAAATGGGGGGATTGAGATGTTTTTAAGCTATCTAGGATTTATCGGATTTTGTGTGATTTTTGGAGCCTTAGTCTTACTAGCTTTTGGAATTTTACAATGGTTGCACATCCCGTCAGGAAATTTAATCGATTGGTTGATTGGGATCGCCAGTTTTTGGTGGTTGTTAGTAATTGTGACTGTTCCTTGGAACATTTATTTTGATGCCCAGGAAGTCATCGCAGAAGCAGCAATTTCTCAAGAAAAAAATATTCCCGTAGATCGGAAACAAGTTGATTATGTTAAGACAGTAGCGCGTTGGTCAATTCGGCTCGCAATCGCCTTACATTTGCTGTCAGGAATTGGACTTTATACCTTAGCAGCAACGGGAATTAGTGCAGTAGGATATGTGAGTTCCGGTGCAACTTTATTATTGACAGCTTTACGTCCGGCGATTCGGGCTTATCAATATTTAGCCGTGCGTTTGTCAATGATTCGAGAACAGATTAAGTATCCCAGAGAGGATGTAGTAGAGTTGCGCGTTTGCGTCTCTAATTTAGAGGCTAATGTGGCAATAATTAGGGAAAAACTCGATACAGAAGCAAATATACAGCAACAAGAAGTCAAAATAACTCGCCAAGAATTAGCCCGTCTGAAAGCCTTACTAGAAAAATTAGAAGCTAAAAATCAGGTTGAACATGAAACCTTATCTCAGGAAGCACAAAATGCGATCGCACAACTGACAGAAGACAGTCAATTTCTCAATCATGTACGAGAGATTATTCGCTTTTTCAAGACAGCTTAGATGAGATTAATTTCTTAAGAGATCTAACCAAGGCTGAAACCCTTACTGTTCCCTGTTCCCTTGTCTCCACAGTTAACTTTAACTTTACCTTTAAGTGGTCGGACAAAAGTAAAGTTAACCGTGGGAGTCAGGAGTCAGGAGTCAGCAAGAATTGCCAGAATTACATTTCTTAAGACAGACGAGAGAATTTATGTCCGACTACTTATCTGATTACTTATGTCCTTTCAAGAGAAGCGAATCATCCCCATAGAAATCGTCAATCCCAACTCGCCAGCCGAACTTTTACTAGCTCTCAATCAATGGCTAGAATTAGAGTTGATTGCCGACAAAAGACTAGAATTAGCAATAAATGCGAGAGAAAATTCAGTTCAAGAAACCCTCGCTCTGACAATAACCACCAGCGT is a genomic window containing:
- the prmA gene encoding 50S ribosomal protein L11 methyltransferase, which encodes MSNSWWEITVLCEPSLEETVFWRLEDFGCSGTATAKKQSSLEVKAYIPEIKAQLLDLEALSLWLKQDALILGFPEPVSHWQLMDEEDWASSWKQHWQISEIGDRFLICPAWLNPPENNQRLVIKIDPGSAFGTGTHPTTQLCLESLEMRLSSHPEPKIIADIGCGSGILAIGAILLGAKKVYAVDTDPLAVNATRSNRHLNRINPENLAINQGSVEELLELIPDGVDGIVCNILAETIIALMPEINRLAKPTTWGILSGILVTQAQAVTDILEPQGWTVAALWKRQEWCCLQIRRALD
- the ilvB gene encoding biosynthetic-type acetolactate synthase large subunit yields the protein MVSSLPKPNDSLTTVPQRCSGAYALMDSLKRHGVKHIFGYPGGAILPIYDELYRFEERGELQHILVRHEQAAAHAADAYARATGKVGVCFGTSGPGATNLVTGIANAHMDSIPMVIITGQVSRAAIGSDAFQETDIYGITLPIVKHSYVARNAREVARIVAEAFHIASTGRPGPVLVDIPKDVGLELCDYIPVEPGDVKLTGYRPTVKGNRRQIEAALHLLETAEKPLLYVGGGAIAANAHAQIAEFAERFQLPVTTTLMGIGAFDEHHPLSVGMLGMHGTAYANFAVTECDLLIAVGARFDDRVTGKLDEFASKAKVIHLDIDPAEVGKNRAPDVPIVGDVRVVLEQILQKAREFDYPTNSDRTQAWLAQIERWRQDYPLQVPRPEGRLSPQEVIVEVGRQAPHAYYTTDVGQHQMWAAQFLKNGPRRWISSAGLGTMGFGLPAAMGVKVAIPDEEVICISGDSSFQMNLQELATLTQFNIHAKTIIINNGWQGMVRQWQEAFYGERYSNSNMEAGMPDVELLAQAYGIKGITIRHREELAAKIAEMLAHDGPVLVNAIVTKDENCYPMVAPGQSNARMIGLPKIVTGGCEMLNCPSCGAVNSWNNKFCPECGAKL
- the bioD gene encoding dethiobiotin synthase, which encodes MNSLLIAATDTDAGKTVVTTGLVAYWQKYYPSKALGLMKLMQTGQGDREWYEGLFQGQLEMITPLQYQAPLAPPVAADLEGRDIPLGTVWQALLNLQKSQDLVLIEGLGGLGCPVTHELTLADLAAQWRLKTLLVVPVKLGAISQTVANIALAEQKKVNLGGIILNCLEPRTETEIEQLTPIDLIQSLTNCPVLGVFPFIEDRRDLDKLASVVASWPEIKLSSI
- the serA gene encoding phosphoglycerate dehydrogenase, whose protein sequence is MAKVLVSDSIDPVGVEILSQVAQVDVKTGLSAEEIIQIIPEYDALMLRSSTRVTKEIVEAGSKLQIIGRAGVGVDNIDVPAATRQGIIVVNSPEGNTIAAAEHALAMMLSLSRHIPDANQSVKANKWERNRFIGTEVYKKNLGVVGLGKIGSHVAAVARSLGMKILAYDPFISKERADQLGCTLVDLELLFAESDFITLHVPKTPETQHLIGRETLPKMKPTVRIINCSRGGIIDELALIEALESGRIAGAALDVFEQEPLGESRLRELSNVILTPHLGASTTEAQVNVAIDVAEQIRDVLLGLPARSAVNIPGLTPDVMEKLRPYLQLAETMGNLVSQLAGGRCDSLNVRLQGELATKDSQPLVIAAIKGLLSQALRERVNYVNAAIEAKERGIRVIETRDASTRDYSGSIHLEANGSMGTHSVTGALLSNGEIRITDLDEFPINVPPSNHMLFTLHQDMPGIIGKIGALLGSFNVNIASMQVGRKIIRGDAVMALSLDDPLPEGLLSEITKVPGIRDAYTVKL